In the Sandaracinus amylolyticus genome, GCTCGCCGAGATAGGGATCCGACGCCATCTGCAGTGGCACCCCGAGCACCGCGAGGCCGTGCGGGTGGTAGAGCGCGAGGGTGATCGCGGCGAGCGCGATCGCGCCGAGCGTCGCGACCACGAGCGCGAGCGCGCCTTCGCGTGCGCGCGGCAGCGGCTCGCGACCGACGAGGCGCGCGGCGAGTGGCTCGAGCGCGAGGGAGATCGCGAGCACGAGCAGCGCGATCAACGAGAAGATCGCGCCCGCGTGGAGGTGCACCGCGATCGACGCGACGAGCCCCGCGATCGCGACGTGCACCAGCGGGCGCGGCGATCGCAGCGCACCGGCGCACGACCACAGCACGATCGCGAGCGCGAGGTTCGACGCGAGCAGCGGCCGCTCGACGAAGCGGAACGCCGCGGCCCACGCGCCGAGCGCGCACGCGGCGGCCGCGAGCTCGGGGCTCGCGCCGAGGCGACGCGCAGCGGCGAGCACGAACGCGGCGGTCGCGACCACGAGCGCGATGCGCAGCAGCAGCGTCCCCGCGAAGCCCGCGCCGTCGTAGGCGAGCGTGAACGCGGTCGCGGGCAGCCACTGCTGGTTGATCCACGGGTGATCGGGCTCGGCGAACGTCAGCACGTTCGTCGCGGGGATCGCGCCGGTCGTGAGCACCGCGCGGCCGGTCGCGAGATGGAAGCCGAGATCGGGATCCGCGGACTCGTTCGTCGCGAGCACGGCGACGAGCGCGAGCGCGCCGAGCGTGGCGAGGGTCCCGCGGCGTTCGCTCATCGCGCCGAGCATCGCCGATCTCGAGGCGCGAGCGGGTCACGCTCGCGCCTCGGTGGGTCGCGTCACGCGCTCGCGAGCTCGCGCTTCGCTTCGTCGGCGATGTCGTTCGCGAGCTGCTCGATGCGCTTCTCGTCCTCGCCCTCGATCATCACGCGCAGCTTCGGCTCGGTGCCGCTCCAGCGCACCACGACGCGGCCGCTCTTGCCGAGCTCGATCTCGGCGCTGCGGATCGCCTTGAGCGTCGCGGGCATCTCCTCGAGCGGGCGGCGCGCCGGGAGCTTCGCGTTCACCAGGATCTGGGGGACGCGCGTCATCACCTTCGACGCGAGATCGGCGAGCGGGTGCTGCTCGCGCAGGACCATCGCGAGGAGCTGCAGCGCGGCGACGAGGCCGTCTCCCGTCGACGCGTGGTCGAGGAAGATCATGTGGCCCGACTGCTCGCCGCCGAAGTTGTAGTCGTTCTTGCGCATCTCCTCGACGACGTAACGATCGCCGACCGCGGTGCGCACCATGCGGCCGCCCGCGCTCTCGATCGCGCGCTCGAGGCCGAGGTTCGACATGACCGTCGAGACGAGCGTGCCCTTGCGGAGCGTGCCCTCGCGGAGCATTCGCGTCGCGCACAGGGCCATGACGACGTCGCCGTCGACCTCCTTGCCCTCCGAGTCGACGACGATGACGCGGTCCGCGTCGCCGTCGAGCGCGATGCCGAGGTCGGCGTGGTGCTCGCGCACCGCGGCCGCGCAGGCCGCAGCGTGCACGGCGCCGCACTCCTCGTTGATGTTGTAGCCGTCGGGCTCGACGCCGATCGGGATGACCTTCGCGCCGAGCTCGGCGAACACCGCGGGCGCGACGCGATAGGCCGCGCCGTTCGCGGCGTCGACGACGACCTTGAGCCCCTCGAGCGTCAGGTCGCGCGGGAAGGTCTGCTTCACGAACGCGACGTAGCGACCGCGCGCGTCGTCGAGGCGCTCGGCGCGGCCGACGTCCTTGCCGGTCGGGCGGCCCTTCTCGAGCGCGCCGTCCTCGATGAGCCGCTCGAGCTGGGCCTCGGCGTCGTCGGGCAGCTTGAACCCGTCGCTGCCGAAGATCTTGATGCCGTTGTCCGCGAACGGGTTGTGCGAGGCGCTGATCACGATGCCGGCATCGGCGCGCATGCTCGTGGTGAGGTGCGCGATGGCGGGCGTGGGCATCGGGCCCGAGAGCATCACGCGGCCGCCCCAGGTGCAGACCCCGGCGGCGAGCGCGGTCTCGAGCAGGTAGCCCGACACGCGCGTGTCCTTGCCGATGATCACGCGCGGCGGGTGCTTCACGCGCTGGCGCAGCTGGTAGGTGATCCCCGCGCCGATCTTGAAGGCGATCTCGGGCGTCATCGCGCCTTCGTTCGCCATGCCGCGGATGCCGTCGGTTCCGAAGAGAGTACGAGCCATGTTCGCGACCCGTAGCATGGACGCCGGACGCGGGGCTGCGAAGGGTGCCGGTGTGGGCGAACGGCCGAGCAGGTACGTCGGAGAAGTCACGCGGACGCGCGCGTGCACGTGATGTCTTCGATTGGGGGTATTCGGCGAATTCGAACATGAATTCGCTCACTCGCAGCAGTCGGAAAAGGGGGGCGCCCGATCGGAAAAGGGGGTCGCCGCGGACGCGAAGAGGGGCTGCGGGGTGCGAGTCGGGGGTCGCGGCGGACGCGAAGAGGGTCGGCGCGGTGCGAGATGGGGGTCGCGGCGGACGCGAAGAGGGTCGGCGCGGTGCGAGATGGGGGTCGCGGCGGACGCGAAGAGGGTCGGCGCGGTGCGAGATGGGGGTCGCGGCGGACGCGAAGAGGGTCTGCGCGGTGCGAGTCGGGGGTCGCGGGGGACACGAAGAGGGTCGGCGCGGAGCGGGACGAGGGTCGCGGCGGACGCGAAGAGGGTCTGCGCGCTGCGGGACGAGGGGCCCAGTCGCGCGCTGGAATCCCCGACGCGCTTCTTCTTCCGGAGTCCTCGGCGCTCTCGCACGCGCACCGCGCGTCAGGCGCGGCGCGCCTTGAGCGCGAGGGCGAGGGGCGTCAGCACGGCGACCGAGAAGAACCACGGGGAGGGCAGCGTCTCACCGCGGAACAGCGGGAACGCGGCGCCGAAGATCGCGACGAGCGCGGGCCAGAGCACGAGCGGGACGCCCATCAGCGCGATGCGCGACGCGCTCGCGCTCACCCAGCGGTAGTACGCGCGGAGCCCCTCGTCGGGCGCGAGTCGGTCGTAGAGCGCGCCCGCGATGCACACGATCGCCGCCCACACGCGGCCATCGTCGCACCGCTCTCCGGCCCGACCGAGCCCCACGCGACCACCGCCGCCACGACGCTGAGAAGCAGCCCGACGGCGTTGTAGAAAATCATGGGCGCAGGGCTACTCGACGCCGCGCGACGCGTCACTCGCGCGTGGCTTCGAATCGGACCGAGCACCGGAAAACTACGGGCTCGGTCGCAACGGCCGACGACGGTCGCTAGAAGCCGCGCATGCGGGTCGCGGTGTAGACCCGCCCGATGCCGACGACGTAGGCGCCCATCCGCATCGGCATCGAGCGGCTGCGGCTCTGCTCCCACGTGGCCTCGAACGCGGCGCGCATCACGCGGCGCAGCTCCTCGTTCACGCGCGCTTCGTCCCAGTAGTAGTGCTGGAGGTTCTGCACCCACTCGAAGTAGCTGACGGTGACGCCGCCGGCGTTCGCGAGGATGTCGGGGATCACGTGCACGCCCTTGGCGAACAGGATCTCGTCGGCGCCCGGCGTGGTCGGGCCGTTTGCGCCCTCGACGATCACCCGCGCTCGGATGTCGCGGGCGATCTCCTCGGTGATCACGCCGCCCAGCGCGGCGGGCACCAGGATGTCGCAGGGCAGCGTGAGCAGCTCGTCGTTGTCGACCTTCTTCGCGGCGTGGAAGCCCGCGAGCGAGCGGTGCTTCGCGACCCACGCGAGCGCGGCCGCGACGTCGATGCCGTTCGGCTCGTAGTAGCCGCCCGAGATGTCGGAGATGGCGACGACCCGCGCGCCCTGCTCCGCGAACAGGCGCGCCGCCCAGCCGCCGACGTTGCCGAAGCCCTGCACCACGACGGTCTTGCCGGCGAGCGACTCGCCGAGGCGCGCCATCAGCTCCTCGGTCACGTAGAGACAGCCGCGCCCGGTCGCCGCCGCGCGCCCGTGCGATCCCCCGAGCTCGATGGGCTTGCCGGTGACGACCCCCGGCTTGTAGCCGTGGTACTTGCAGTACTGGTCGAGGAACCAGCCCATCTCCTGCGGGCCCGTGTACATGTCCGGCGCCGGGATGTCGGTGTGATCGCCGACGATGTCGTTGATCTTGTCGACGAACGCGCGGGTGATGCGCTCCTTCTCGCCGACGCTGAGCTTGCTGGCGTCGACGTGGATGCCGCCCTTGCCGCCGCCGAACGGGACGCCCGCGACCGCCGTCTTCCACGTCATCAGCTGCGCGAGCGCGGTGACCTCCTGCGCGTCGACCTCGTGGTGGTAGCGCAGGCCGCCCTTGAACGGGCCGCGCGCGTTGTCGTGCTGCACGCGATAGCCGACGAACGTGCCGATCGAGCCGTCGTCCATGCGCACGTTCAGCTCGACGCGCACCTCGCGGAACGGTGTGCGGAGCTGCACCGCGACGTCGCGCCCGAGGTCGAGCACCTTGGCCGCTTGTTCGAAGTACCGATTGGCGTTCTCGAGCGCATCCGAGCTCATCCGGTCCCCCTTCCGTGCGCGGCCGCCGTCCCCTCGGCGTCCGACGTTCGAGCGGCGCGGCGATGGCGAACCACCGCGAGCACCAGCAGCAGCGCGAGCACGCCGTTGGTGCCCAGCAGCACGCCGAGCACGAGCTTCAGCGTGCCGATCGATCCGCGCGCGACCGCGATCGGACCGAGGC is a window encoding:
- the glmM gene encoding phosphoglucosamine mutase encodes the protein MLRVANMARTLFGTDGIRGMANEGAMTPEIAFKIGAGITYQLRQRVKHPPRVIIGKDTRVSGYLLETALAAGVCTWGGRVMLSGPMPTPAIAHLTTSMRADAGIVISASHNPFADNGIKIFGSDGFKLPDDAEAQLERLIEDGALEKGRPTGKDVGRAERLDDARGRYVAFVKQTFPRDLTLEGLKVVVDAANGAAYRVAPAVFAELGAKVIPIGVEPDGYNINEECGAVHAAACAAAVREHHADLGIALDGDADRVIVVDSEGKEVDGDVVMALCATRMLREGTLRKGTLVSTVMSNLGLERAIESAGGRMVRTAVGDRYVVEEMRKNDYNFGGEQSGHMIFLDHASTGDGLVAALQLLAMVLREQHPLADLASKVMTRVPQILVNAKLPARRPLEEMPATLKAIRSAEIELGKSGRVVVRWSGTEPKLRVMIEGEDEKRIEQLANDIADEAKRELASA
- a CDS encoding Glu/Leu/Phe/Val family dehydrogenase; the encoded protein is MSSDALENANRYFEQAAKVLDLGRDVAVQLRTPFREVRVELNVRMDDGSIGTFVGYRVQHDNARGPFKGGLRYHHEVDAQEVTALAQLMTWKTAVAGVPFGGGKGGIHVDASKLSVGEKERITRAFVDKINDIVGDHTDIPAPDMYTGPQEMGWFLDQYCKYHGYKPGVVTGKPIELGGSHGRAAATGRGCLYVTEELMARLGESLAGKTVVVQGFGNVGGWAARLFAEQGARVVAISDISGGYYEPNGIDVAAALAWVAKHRSLAGFHAAKKVDNDELLTLPCDILVPAALGGVITEEIARDIRARVIVEGANGPTTPGADEILFAKGVHVIPDILANAGGVTVSYFEWVQNLQHYYWDEARVNEELRRVMRAAFEATWEQSRSRSMPMRMGAYVVGIGRVYTATRMRGF